One window of the Prinia subflava isolate CZ2003 ecotype Zambia chromosome 1, Cam_Psub_1.2, whole genome shotgun sequence genome contains the following:
- the C1H7orf57 gene encoding uncharacterized protein C7orf57 homolog produces MRLRRPLPSGPRPGLFPGVRVTARGIAPRSLSCSRGGSGDPAHRRRESAGAAPAREAAAAGASAPLAPGRGSAVGCFLGLSLATASAFVCRELLSELLPASGALTPTDCSCSWSRSGQQYPMPLKQPEKSPLPSQIPGLSDLSRAPHEVPQSGCHGKCIKETDSACLRLAKQGGRPDLLKHYTPVVMKSPPAAYAAPDHYLHCASPAGIEEPWSCVLSLPDYVAHRELMAGDRQGNRYGTRRGPSDLDTKSVWQREAENKENAEEKRVKLPPIRPKYPSKLPTVSTNKEFSGANKLSFPPMPAQRKNEAVNFSKLISNGYGTDWFHPCTGWEKKIEETSENSEHSKDSERSESPPASNELKPSFQGYNK; encoded by the exons ATGCGGCTCCGCCGGCCTCTCCCCTCCGGGCCCCGTCCCGGCCTTTTCCCGGGGGTGCGGGTCACCGCTCGGGGCATCGCCCCGCGGTCTCTGAGCTGCAgccgcggcggcagcggggacCCCGCGCATCGCCGGCGGGAgagcgccggggccgcgcccgcccggGAGGCGGCAGCGGCTGGTGCCTCCGCGCCCCTGGCCCCGGGGAGAGGCAGCGCTGTGGGTTGCTTCTTGGGGTTGAGTTTGGCCACCGCCAGCGCGTTTGTCTGCCGGGAGCTGCTCAGCgagctgctgcctgcaagtGGTGCCCTTACACCGAcagactgcagctgcagctggagtcGCTCCG GACAGCAATACCCCATGCCACTGAAACAACCAGAGAAGAGCCCACTTCCCTCCCAGATTCCAGGTCTCAGTGACCTTTCAAGAGCTCCCCATGAGGTGCCACAATCTGGGTGCCATGGGAAGTGCATCAAGGAGACGGATTCAGCCTGCCTGAGGCTGGCAAAGCAAGGAGGCCGACCTG acCTTCTGAAGCACTACACTCCTGTGGTAATGAAGTCCCCTCCAGCAGCATATGCTGCACCTGACCACTACTTACACTGTGCCAGTCCCGCAGGGATTGAGGAGCCATG gagctgtgttttgTCCCTACCGGATTATGTGGCTCACAGAGAGCTGATGGCTGGTGACCGTCAAGGTAACAGGTATGGGACAAGAAGAGGGCCTTCTGACTTGGATACAAAAAGTGTTTGGCAGCGAGAAGCTgagaacaaagaaaatgcagaggaaaagaGG GTAAAACTCCCACCTATAAGACCTAAATATCCAAGCAAATTGCCAACTGTTTCTACAAACAAGGAATTTAGTGGAGCAAATAAGCTTTCCTTCCCACCCAT gcctgctcagagaaaaaatgaagcagTAAATTTTAGCAAATTAATAAGCAATGGTTATGGGACTGACTGGTTTCACCCGTGTActggatgggaaaaaaagattgaaGAAACATCAGAAAATAGTGAGCACTCCAAAG ATTCAGAACGATCTGAATCACCACCAGCAAGCAATGAGTTAAAGCCATCGTTTCAGGGATATAATAAGTAA